One Rhizobium sp. NRK18 genomic window carries:
- a CDS encoding ABC transporter substrate-binding protein: MRVSKFIVLAGTLAVSWNSWAVAQEQTTLTFWTWAPPAPVVDRMVAAFEKANPNIDVKVNFLESSAYQQRLPLALSSGDPVDVAAVQTSSMVKLVKDYLEPLPELYSQYGTSPIETQLAPKALEQAKLLAGDDTLYIAPMGTLGSVVAYYNLDLMDELGLQIPKNRAELAAFVKTVKQKRPDLVPVAFTGANWFLDEICDTIIEQGSPGWFNRLRYDKGGRLDSPEAKAGFEATVGLFKDGIFGKDTLDLDYGRSVELFQQGKSVMFLQGTWEMGTLSVPFRKANGMKLDNVTVSPLPVMLDGGTPAIRSFIEVGLAVPKASEHKAEATKFVEFMTSGDGVSQWDDTLFVVPAKQNYTLPTDYFSSERVAKDYGVVADLMRNASSDRNNVSDFSNVVGDALIQSITSGTPVDQQLKYLQGEWDSGRYSNAL, from the coding sequence ATGCGTGTTTCGAAATTCATCGTGCTGGCCGGGACGCTGGCCGTCTCATGGAATTCCTGGGCAGTGGCCCAGGAGCAGACGACCCTGACATTCTGGACCTGGGCTCCGCCCGCTCCGGTGGTCGACAGGATGGTTGCGGCCTTCGAGAAGGCCAATCCCAACATCGACGTCAAAGTGAACTTCCTCGAATCATCCGCCTATCAGCAGCGCCTGCCTCTGGCGCTCTCTTCAGGCGATCCGGTGGATGTCGCCGCCGTCCAGACGAGCAGCATGGTGAAGCTGGTCAAGGACTATCTCGAGCCCTTGCCGGAACTCTACAGCCAGTACGGCACGTCTCCGATCGAGACGCAGCTCGCGCCCAAGGCGCTCGAGCAGGCCAAACTCCTGGCGGGCGACGACACGCTTTACATCGCCCCCATGGGAACGCTCGGCTCGGTTGTTGCCTATTACAATCTCGATCTGATGGACGAACTCGGACTGCAGATTCCGAAGAACAGGGCCGAACTCGCTGCCTTCGTGAAGACGGTCAAGCAAAAGCGGCCCGATCTGGTGCCTGTCGCGTTCACCGGCGCAAACTGGTTCCTGGATGAGATCTGCGACACGATTATCGAGCAAGGCTCTCCGGGCTGGTTCAACAGGCTGCGGTATGACAAGGGCGGTCGCCTGGATTCGCCGGAGGCCAAGGCCGGTTTCGAAGCCACCGTCGGCCTCTTCAAGGACGGCATCTTCGGCAAGGATACCCTCGACCTCGACTATGGACGTTCCGTCGAGCTGTTCCAGCAGGGCAAATCGGTGATGTTCCTGCAGGGCACCTGGGAGATGGGCACTCTTTCCGTCCCTTTCCGCAAGGCCAACGGGATGAAGCTTGACAACGTCACGGTTTCGCCGTTGCCGGTCATGCTGGATGGCGGCACGCCTGCAATCCGCAGCTTCATCGAAGTCGGTCTCGCCGTGCCGAAGGCCTCCGAGCACAAGGCGGAAGCGACGAAGTTCGTGGAATTCATGACGTCGGGCGATGGCGTCTCTCAATGGGACGACACTCTCTTCGTGGTGCCGGCGAAGCAGAACTACACCCTACCGACGGACTACTTCTCCAGCGAAAGGGTCGCCAAGGATTACGGCGTGGTAGCGGATCTGATGCGCAATGCCTCAAGCGATCGAAACAATGTGTCGGACTTCTCCAATGTTGTCGGGGACGCCCTCATTCAATCGATAACGAGCGGCACGCCGGTCGACCAGCAGCTCAAGTA